TAGAGTGCATAATTGTGGCCTTGTGGGCACATACTGATGGATTTTGAACTACCTGCCATCAAGAGGCTGGTACAAGTGTGGCTTAACCATTTTAAGCACATCTGAATTTAGGGTTGGTGGTGGTGACCATGTCAAATCACATCaccaaaataacaaatataATAGTATCTAACGCCGTGTATTCCAGTCATTATAAACAGAATGTCAGTAGTAGGACTAGATCTGCCGATGTCTTCCTCCTTGTGTGAAAGTAAACATTAATGTGCTATCTGTCAAATTTATcctagtcccagttgtaacagTGCAGGTATTAATCTTTGTAAGGACAGGAAACCGGTGTTTCATGCCCCAGGACAGATGGGCTGCAGAATAGTGTGCGCCTACTTGTGAAGCAGATCAAGGGTAGGTATGAATCACTTGTACGTATTCCACTTCTGTAAGGAGTCTACGCCTACTTGTATGTCAATGTAAATAGGCGCTTGCTACCTCCAAATTCACCAAACAGATAGCGAGAAATAACAAAGCATAACATAAGAGTTGTAATCCGCGGGGAACTAATTCCACACGCGGCTCTCGCGTCGTCTCCGAGAGACGGCTCGGGGGTGACACACCCCGCCACCCCTCGCCCCCCAAACCAGCACCCCAGCCGGCCCGCCCGCGGCAACGGTGGCAGCGGCCCCCTTCCCcagccccttcccctcccccatctcctttctccctctccctctttcCCAGTCGCTCGGCGTCCTTTTTTTCCCAACGTCGGTGGCTGCCGATTCTATCGGTGGCTGCCGGTTCTGTCGGTGGCTATGTAGATCGTGGTGGCGGCAGCCCGAATCCAGGTTGCTAAACGTCGGATCTGCGTGGAAGAGGCCTGCCCGGGCATGGTCATGCCTTCATCGAAGCGGCTGCTGGCCAGGGTGGTCCCTGCTcagcggcggctggcggccgTGGGCCTGCTGGCTGTGGTGATGGCGGTCGGCGCGCGGCCCTGACATGGCAGCGTTCTGGGCTAGGTCTGGCGTGGTCGGCGCTGGCGTTGATGGCGGCGGCCCTGCtcagtggtggaggaggagtcTTGCTGCGCCATGCTCATGTGGCCATCGGCCTCGACCTACTGgctgtggcggtggcggcccaGAGCACAGCCCCTGCTCGGTGGTGACAGGCGTCCGTGGCCGGCGCATGGCGTGCTGGTTGTGGCTGCGGCGGCCCTGGGCTACCCTGCTCGGCGTGGGGCTGCAATGCGCGGGCGGCACCTACGGCGACTGTGGCTACAGCGCAGCCGCTGGGGAGGCCgctccagcagcggcagcagcagctcgcgGCCAGGGCTCCAGCTCCTGGTGGTTGTGGCCCCTTTTCTGGTGGCGTGCACGGTGGGGACGCCCGTGGCGTGCGCAGCGACGTCTGGTGATGACATTAGGGACGCCCGCGTTGGTCGGATCGCTACTACGACGGTGTGGGTTGGCGTGCGCAGGTGGCGTTGCTCTTGCTCGACCACCCGAGGTTTGGACTTTGGACGAGATCATGGCATAAGCTGGGACAGTGACGTCTGCGGACGCCGCTCCCTCCTAAGAGGCGTCCTTTTCGAACCTCTCCAGCTTATCCAGCTAGACGATGCGGGTGAAAACCCAACCCTTCTTGGGTCGGCATTGGCAACACCTCTCGATGTTGTGACTTTCTTGAAGGCGACGTCAGGCATTTCCAGCTCGATGGTTCTTCTTCAACAGCTTGGCTATGGCAGCCACCGGCTAGgcacctttctttctttgttatcttttcttccaaaaaagtggaaaaaaaaacaaaagaaaaaagcagGTCTCAGAGTGCGGTGTGGCGTGCGGTGTGGCGGTTGTCCCGGTGCGGCtcgtgtcgatgtcccaatccgactAGGCAGAGTTCATTGAGGCTCGCGTCGATGTTCCAATCCGACCGGGCAGAGTTTCGATGTGGTTCGTGTCGATGTCCTAATCCGACCGGACGGAGTTATTCGGGGTTCAACTTGTGTTGATGTCCTGATCCAACCGCCCGgtgttatctttttttttctaatgatTGTTTTGCTCAATCTGagtttcatcttctttttaatataatcgtaTAATCGACAGCTCTCCAGCCtggttccttaaaaaaaaaagaagtgttgTAATCCGCTAATCCGGAGCTTTATTGTGCTGTTCAACACTGGAATGGAGCATCAGAGGTTCAGAGCACGGCACGTCTACAGGCAGGAATGGACAAGCCGGTGCAATCCAAACATTCCAACTAGGCGGTCACCAATTACTGCTACTGCGTACCATACATCGAGCGCTGCAGGCTAGTCCGGCCTGGACAGCGGCGGCTACTCGAAGTTGTAGTGCTTGTCGACGGCCTCGGCGACGTCCCAGGTGCAGCTCATGCCCTTGGGGAAGACGACCAGGTCCCCCGCGGCGATCTCCACGAACTCCTCCCCGTGGCCCTCCGGGTACACCTTCACCTTCCCCTGCAGCAGGTAGCACGTCTCCTTGGCCGAGTAGGTCCACGGGAACTTGCTCTTCTCGCACCCCCACCTGATCGATTCGTGCATTCACCAGCAGGTCGCCGTCAGCAAGGGGAACGAGCCCAGTGGAGGCGGGGGGGACGGCGGGGAGATCGGAGATTGGGATGCCCGGGAGGGCGGGTAGCTTACTTGGGCCACTGGCGGACGCCGAGCTCGGAGAGGCGGGACTCGGGCGGGTTGCGCTCCACCCTGATGCCCAGCTTCTCCGTCGCCATCGTCTCCGCCGACGCCCTCACCGCCGCGAATCGCCGCCTGGCTGCGctgggggaagaagaggagtaGCTGAGGCGGCCGGTGCTGGTGCGGAGCTGGACCGGAGTGGCTACCATTGGGCTCGCCATCTCTCTCTCAAAAGCGGTATGCGAGGGCAACTCCGTTTGGGCCTTCGCACGTAGTGAACCGTGTGGGGCGCAGCAAGCGAGCGATCAGTGAGTGGCCCAGGTTTCTCCTTATCGAAAGCCCACTCGTTTCttatcctctcttcttcctcgcacCGTCGCACGGAAACCGGGAGCTTTCCagatgtttttatttttggttttttggtaaattttaggattttttttgaaaaaatccTTTTACGTCCCTTAGCTATCGACGAGGTCCGACTTCAGTCCTCCAACCGCAAAATCGGATGTTTGACCCCAAACTATGTAATATCGTGCAAATCAAGTCCCTCACTGATTTTAGCGGTGGTTTTGCATGACGTGGCGTGGGCAAGTCCCTCGCTGATTTTAGCAATGGTTTTGCATGACGGAACGTGAGTCCACATGTCACACAACATGTGACGGTAGGCCCACGTACCATGTGGATCTCTTCTCCCTCTATCATCTCTCTCCTCTATCTCTtctccccttctctcctctctctcattCCTCACCCTCCTCGGGAGCAGCCCCCGACGGCGAGCCCCGCAGGTCCCGCGTTGACGATGACTGTAACATCCCactttttagagcatttaaaaatatgaagtttttaaaaaaattaaactaAACCCACTTTCTCTTCCCAGACATTCAAAACCATTTTATAAATAAAACTTGCACGAAATCTAAGCTTGCATTTGGTTGCTTTAGTAATCTCTCTAAAATCTCTCTTCTCAATCTTAAAGTGATTTCATAACAAATCCCTATTCCAAAAACCTTAGAAATAATATTGGAACTTCCAATACTATTTTACCCTATGCCAAATCTCCTTGATATTATTCCAATCACCATTAAATCATttaaaaatctagaaaaaatcCTTCCAAAATCCTCCTTATTCTCAAAATCCAAGAATTAATATTGAAAACTAGTTTGAATATTAATTCAAGCCTCTATGAACCCCTCTACCCTATTCAAGTGTTCTCCGGTGCCCAAACTCTTCCAAAACACTCTAGTTCCATGCCTAGCGTCCGGGGACGGTGCAGCGGGGAAGGCCACGGAGATGCCGAAGTTGATGTGGCAGGGAAGACGGCGAGGTACCCATGCGGCGCGTCAGCGATGCGGGCGGGGAGGATGGGCCGCTCCTTGGGGAGCAGCTCGTCGATGAGGAAACCCAGGGAGAGCGCAATGAGAGCCTCTGTCTCCTGCTACCGCTCCTCGGCGGAGAGGCGGCGTAGCCGCCGCACTCGCTACGAGGGCGTGTTGCTGAGGTAGGCTGTGAGCGCGGCGGTCCGAGCATCGCCGGTCGGAGGCAGAGggaaagggaggaggaagagagagagagaggagaggagggagaggagagagggagaagagagccACATGGCGCGTGGTCCCACCGCCACATGTTacctgacatgtgggacccacaccACGCTAAAACCACTGCTAAAACGAACGAGGGACTTGATTTGCACAGTATTGCATAGTTCAGGGTGCCAAACATCCAGTTTTGAGATTGGAGGACTAAAGTCGGACTTCGTCAATAGTTGAGGACGTCAAAAGGACTTGTTTTTTTCTTAAGGCCGAAAAGTCACAGAAAGGGCTAGCATGTAGAAAGCCCAGCCCACATGAGAAAGCAGGCCTCTTTGCCGTTAGCTCATGCACAGCCCATCCATCATGCTGCCGAGTGCCAACAGTGAAACTGCTGTCGAACTCCGGAAGCTGAGGAAGATAGTGGGGCATGGCCATGGCGTGACCGCGTGAATGCGTAACAAAGCAGAGTTGCCCCGGATTTGGCTAACGGAACACGggcggctctctctctctctctctctctgcataGTGGCAAGTGGCGTAATGAGTTTACCAAAGACCTGCAAAACAAGTGCAGTGCTGTACTCCCCCTTGCCACTCATCGGTGCAGCGTACAGAAATGAAAGAGAATCCTGTGTGTGCTGAGGCAACACCTGAGAAGGCTCCAAGATTTTTGCTTCTTGTCCTTTCTAGCACAAAGGATACGCATCCATCGGCCAGCAAATCCCCGTCTGTGCATGAGTGCATCAATAAATGTCCTTATATGAAACAAAAATGAGAGAGAATCCTCCGCGCAAGATTTTCGCATCCCGACACGGCTACAAAAGCCCATCCAAAAGGCAAAGCGGCAACTCCACCAAACCGTCCCACTCCCCGTCCCAGTTGCCGCAAGCAGCGATGGCGGCGAGCCTCGTCTccatccccgtccccgtccgcttcatcctcctcctcctcctcgccatggCCGGCacccgcgcggcgccggcctccgAGACCGTGAAGCAGATCTGCGCGGAGGCGACTTCGGGCGGTGCCCACGCGGACCTGGAGCCCTTCTGCGTGGCATCGCTGCAGGCGGCGCCCGGCAGCGACGGCGCCGACGCGCGCGGGCTGGCCGCGATCGCCACCAACCTGACGCTGGCCAACTACACGGCGGCCGTGGCCACCATCAAGGAGCTCCAGCGGCGGGGGGGCTGGTCGGCGGCGCAGCGGGGCGCGCTGGCCACGTGCCGGCAGCGCTACATCGAGGCGCTCAACGTCGTGCACAGCGCCGTCCACGCGCTGGCCGCCGGGAGGTTCCGGGACTACGCGGCGGACATGGGGGTCGTCGGGAAGGCAGCCACCGACTGCGAGGACGCGTTCGGCGCCGCCAACGCCGGTGGCGGGCCGTCGCCGCTGTGGAAGGTGGACCAGGACGCCGTCAACCTCACCACCGTGGCGGCGCTGATCGTCAGATCGCTGAAGTGAGGAGGGATCGTCGGTGTTGCCTTTAGTCTAGCTGATGATTCGATGGAAATGTAATAGTTGAACCGTGATCTTCAGTTGCTGTGGTTAAGAATAAGAGTGTGCCAGAGATATCAAATCTTTTGCTCTGCTGCTACTGAATGGCCGTTGCATGAGATAGGAGTACATCTACAGTCTACAGAGCATTGACCGCAAGTGCACGCAACACAAGCGGCGCTGTTGATCGAGACGTATGATGAACGTATCCAGAGCTGAATTTAATGCGGGCCATTTGTCGTCTGCTCCCTGAAATCTGCCTGTGACTCTGTGAGTCTGTGAGACTGTATGCTATGCTCAACGGCCAGCCCATAGAGTGGGCCGAAAGCCCAAGCTTATCGAAGGCCCAACTTTCGCAGCAGCCCTCTTTCCGGTTCCAGCCTTACCCCAAATCAGGCAGGAAAGCAGTTGAGCGAGCCGATGATGAGCAGCAGCACTGCGCGAGCCACTCCAATTCAAATCCCTCTGATCTCCCACCCACCCCAGtaaccgcggcggcggcgcctagacgccggcggcgagggcggctctTGACGTACCCGTCCACCGCGCACCCCGACTCCCTTGCCTGCGACGCCGCTCAGCGTCCCTCGTCACCGGCGCCGGGTGGGGGAGGCGGGAGGAGGTGGGGAGTAGGGGCTAGGGTTCCAGTCGGCGCgaggccgggggcgggggcggccagTCTGATGGCGGCGGACGCGGACAagcggccggcggtggacgAAATCCTCTCCTACGCTAACGACCTCGCGGGCGTGCTCCGCGCCAGCAACGACAACGACGCCAACGCGCagaccggcgccgccgcggggatgCTGCTGTCCGCCTGCCGATCCGATTCCGACGACCTCGACCTACAGATCAGAGGTTCGGTTCTCTCCTGCCCTGCTGGGAATTGTTTCTCCTGTGGTGGCCATGTGCGTCTGCTCTAGTTGAGACTTGATTCGAACGATTTTAGAGTAATTTAGCCGATTTCGCTACTAATTTGAGCACTTTAGGTTGGGTCTATCTAGCATTAAAAAAATGCATTTCCTTTTCACAGGGAAACTGAGTAAATCACTAATTTCATTTGGGTCCACTGATGTGAATCCTCTCATTTCACATTTGCATCGGGGATTTTTTTGAGCAAGACTATCATTCAAACACTTGCACAGGGTTCAAGGATCAACTTAGAAGCGAAAATCCTTCCCACTCCGGCAAATGTAATAAACTAAAGATCCTTGGAACCCACTGATGTGAATCCTCACATTTGCACCAGGGATTTTTTTTAGCAAGACTAGCATTCAAACACTTTCACAGGGTTCAAGAATCAACTTAGAAGCAACAATCTTTTTTTCTGCCTGCAAATGTAGCAAACTAAAGATTCAGTGCTAGCTAtacctttttggtgattgattgcTTGAGAAGGTTACGAGAGAGTTCAAAGGCACATTTGCCCATCAGCATTAATCAAATATTTTCTTCTCCCATACCATAGCACTGCAGTATTATCCCTTTACAATGGCCAGCTGCCCTCTATCGCACGGAAAGCTTACAATAATCAGAGGGTATAAAAGAATGCTAGTCTGTCTAGCATTTATCGAACATTTTCTACTACCAAACCATGGCACCTTAGTACAGTATTCCTTCCCAACAACCTGCTAACCCCTTCTGAGCTTTTGGAAACAAGTATTCTTCTCTGAATTCATTTCATTCATTATTGTACACACCTAAACATTCTTGGTAGTGTACGCTCATGATAGATGCACATGTATGTTAGATTGAGTGCTGCATATATATCTTTACAAAAACGTAGTTAAGACTTCAGCGAGCAGAACTAATGGGGATAGAATTAACAATAAACTGTTTGGTGGCTCCTGAAACCTACTGTGGAAAAATAAACTTCCGAGACAGAACAGTATTGCCATCTTAATGAATTGTTCCTTTTGCATAACAGAATGTCAGGAAAAAATACGCTCCTGCAAGGAAAAGATAGACAAAGCAAAAGCTGAAACCATTACTGATGATGAACTGAATGCATTGCAAAACAAGATGGAAGAAAAACTCCAGGAAGAGAAACAGCTTCGCCAAGAGTTAAGATAAGTTCTTTCTTCAGCATCTCTATGGTCTAAAACTTGTGCTTTAAAGATTGAGAATTTGAGTTACTTATGTACACTATGCTGTCAACACAGTGTTACATGATGAGCTTGATAACCTAGACCGACAAAGAGCTTCtattgaagaaagaaaggatgctgtcaagaaaaaaaagaaagaaatgcaGAAGGCAGAGTGAGTTGAGAATTTTTCATTATGTTTGAAATGTCATTTTTTGCTTTCAAAACTTTACTCAGTTTGATGTCTGTCTGGATGCTGAAATTATTGAAAGACTCCATCCTAGAAGAGCTGGACATATTAACTAGTGCTCTGCTGCATGCATTTTGGAAAAGACCGCTGCTGATCTGTGCTGCCTCCTGCCTCATCTTTCCTCCCCCTTGTATATTATGATTGCACTAGATTTCCTCATATTTTGGAGATTTCAGCAACAATGTTGCAAAATGCCAAAAACTGCTCAAAATTAATGGATTAGTACTTGTTCAGTAAAATTTAATGGTGTCTATAGTTAAGTATGAATTGAATTTCAGTCTTTAGCAACATTGTCTCCATTATTGCTTACCCTGTTTCTGAGTTGAAGTAAGAAATAACTGACTGAGTATACCTCTCATGCAGGCGTATGCTTTCCATGTGCGTGTCAGTTACAAATATCATGCCCAATTTCGAAGACCAGGATAAGATTTC
This portion of the Setaria viridis chromosome 7, Setaria_viridis_v4.0, whole genome shotgun sequence genome encodes:
- the LOC117862617 gene encoding uncharacterized protein produces the protein MASPMVATPVQLRTSTGRLSYSSSSPSAARRRFAAVRASAETMATEKLGIRVERNPPESRLSELGVRQWPKWGCEKSKFPWTYSAKETCYLLQGKVKVYPEGHGEEFVEIAAGDLVVFPKGMSCTWDVAEAVDKHYNFE
- the LOC117862660 gene encoding kinetochore protein SPC24 homolog, whose protein sequence is MAADADKRPAVDEILSYANDLAGVLRASNDNDANAQTGAAAGMLLSACRSDSDDLDLQIRECQEKIRSCKEKIDKAKAETITDDELNALQNKMEEKLQEEKQLRQELRVLHDELDNLDRQRASIEERKDAVKKKKKEMQKAERMLSMCVSVTNIMPNFEDQDKISGYIVDRSGKKLEKFEFEKTTPPVEICDKLWKKI
- the LOC117862658 gene encoding uncharacterized protein, yielding MSLYETKMRENPPRKIFASRHGYKSPSKRQSGNSTKPSHSPSQLPQAAMAASLVSIPVPVRFILLLLLAMAGTRAAPASETVKQICAEATSGGAHADLEPFCVASLQAAPGSDGADARGLAAIATNLTLANYTAAVATIKELQRRGGWSAAQRGALATCRQRYIEALNVVHSAVHALAAGRFRDYAADMGVVGKAATDCEDAFGAANAGGGPSPLWKVDQDAVNLTTVAALIVRSLK